One Haliaeetus albicilla chromosome 11, bHalAlb1.1, whole genome shotgun sequence genomic window carries:
- the LOC104318740 gene encoding LOW QUALITY PROTEIN: mannose-binding protein-like (The sequence of the model RefSeq protein was modified relative to this genomic sequence to represent the inferred CDS: substituted 2 bases at 2 genomic stop codons) has translation MSNRPSSRLCPHGKNPAGFCSISSLLRSVVLAVREASGAIGVSLCTDQGKVLPFSALVLWLSLLMVTRCVVLVPDKPEGKVYSCPVIQCSGSAVNGLPGRDGRDAPKGEKEEPGEKLRGLQDFPGKAGPPEIKEVLGSQGEKGEKGEHGILVANDLHRQVTALERKVQVLEAELNRCKKDKVXSLIILVKKIFVSTEKEDTFDNGKSFCAKAGSAPASPRKEAENTTLKDLRTPSMQAYMGISAEQTKSTFTYLNEEAVTYRKQNAGEPNNLKNEDCVVMQDSGKWNDVDCXNSCALIICEFLS, from the exons ATGTCTAACAGACCTTCCTCTAG GCTTTGTCCTCACGGTAAAAATCCAGCAGGTTTCTGTTCCATTTCTTCTCTGCTACGTTCTGTTGTGCTGGCTGTCAGGGAAGCCAGTGGTGCGATAGGAGTTTCACTGTGTACTGATCAAGGAAAGGTGTTG CCTTTCAGTGCCTTGGTACTTTGGCTTTCACTGTTGATGGTAACAAGATG TGTTGTGCTGGTACCAGATAAACCAGAAGGGAAAGTTTATTCCTGCCCAGTAATTCAGTGCAGTGGTTCTGCAGTCAATGGCTTACCAGGCAGAGATGGAAGAGATGCTCCCAAAGGTGAAAAGGAAGAACCAG GAGAAAAATTGAGAGGTCTGCAGGATTTCCCTGGAAAAGCAGGACctccagaaataaaagaagtttTGGGATCacaaggagagaaaggagaaaaaggagaacatGGAA TTCTAGTAGCCAATGACCTGCACAGACAAGTAactgctttggaaagaaaagtacaGGTTTTGGAGGCTGAACTAAATAGATGCAAAAAAGATAAGGTCTAATCGTTgatta TAttggtaaaaaaaatatttgtctcaactgaaaaagaagataCTTTTGACAATGGAAAATCCTTTTGTGCAAAAGCTGGAAGTGCACCTGCCTCTCCTAGGAAGGAGGCTGAGAATACAACTTTAAAAGACTTAAGAACACCTTCGATGCAGGCTTATATGGGGATATCTGCTGAACAGACTAAAAGCACATTCACATATCTGAATGAAGAGGCTGTaacttacagaaaacaaaatgctggagAACCAAATAATCTAAAAAATGAAGACTGTGTAGTAATGCAAGACTCTGGAAAATGGAATGACGTTGATTGCTGAAATTCATGTGCCTTAATTATTTGTGAATTCTTGAGCTGA